One stretch of Streptomyces sp. R21 DNA includes these proteins:
- a CDS encoding multicopper oxidase family protein produces the protein MRTHTRRTVLGASIAVAGTGVLAACSGSEHSGHDGNSGNGSGSPAAPKGYVDPAGPEVAAAEKKRGSGPVREVRLTAAAASLDLGGRTVKSWAYGGELPGKEVRVTAGDTLALTLANHLPEATSLHWHGIALRNDMDGVPGLTQRAVKPGADLTYRFAVPHPGTYWFHPHSGTQQDRGLYAPLIVEDPKEPLSYDKEWVVVLDDWVDGVDGSTPDAVLAELRGGMGGGGMDMGGEDGGTDHSGHDMSDMAMGMGADAGAGASASPGASGPSRMMTGSSSELLGGDAGDVAYPYYLVNGRTAAVPSVFRARPGDRIRIRFINAGGDTAFRVALGGHEMTVTHTDGFPVRHARTDALLLGMGERYDVLVTAGDGVFPLAALAEGKKASTHALLRTGGGTAPSAAVRPRELDGRLLTADRLKADESVALKEKEPDRTVRLQLTGGMMKYDWAFDKKPYRADQRHPVRAGERVRLVFANSTSMWHPVHLHGHTFGLANVAGGPRKDTAVVLPNGTLTVDFDADNPGLWMVHCHNVYHSEAGMMTVLGYRSR, from the coding sequence ATGCGCACTCACACGCGCCGCACCGTTCTCGGTGCGTCCATCGCCGTCGCCGGGACGGGAGTCCTGGCCGCCTGCTCGGGCTCCGAACACTCCGGCCACGACGGAAACAGCGGGAACGGCAGCGGCTCCCCCGCCGCGCCGAAGGGGTACGTCGACCCGGCGGGCCCGGAGGTCGCCGCCGCCGAGAAGAAGCGCGGCTCCGGCCCGGTCCGCGAGGTCCGGCTCACCGCCGCCGCGGCCTCCCTCGACCTGGGCGGCCGTACGGTCAAGTCCTGGGCGTACGGCGGCGAACTGCCCGGCAAGGAGGTCCGTGTCACCGCCGGCGACACCCTCGCCCTCACCCTCGCCAACCATCTCCCCGAGGCCACCTCCCTGCACTGGCACGGCATCGCCCTGCGCAACGACATGGACGGCGTGCCCGGCCTCACCCAGCGCGCGGTCAAGCCGGGCGCGGACCTCACCTACCGCTTCGCCGTCCCGCACCCGGGCACGTACTGGTTCCATCCCCACTCGGGCACTCAGCAGGACCGCGGCCTGTACGCGCCGCTGATCGTCGAGGACCCCAAGGAGCCGCTGTCGTACGACAAGGAGTGGGTCGTCGTCCTCGACGACTGGGTCGACGGGGTGGACGGGTCCACCCCGGACGCCGTGCTCGCGGAGTTGCGCGGAGGCATGGGCGGCGGGGGCATGGACATGGGGGGTGAGGACGGTGGAACGGATCACTCCGGGCATGACATGTCCGACATGGCGATGGGGATGGGGGCGGATGCGGGTGCGGGTGCGTCGGCTTCGCCCGGTGCCTCCGGGCCCTCCCGGATGATGACGGGCTCCAGCAGTGAGCTGCTCGGCGGTGACGCCGGGGATGTCGCGTATCCGTACTACCTGGTCAACGGGCGTACGGCGGCGGTGCCCTCGGTGTTCCGGGCTCGCCCGGGCGATCGCATCCGGATCCGGTTCATCAACGCGGGCGGCGACACGGCCTTCCGGGTGGCCCTCGGCGGGCACGAGATGACGGTGACGCACACCGACGGCTTCCCCGTGCGGCACGCCAGGACCGACGCACTGCTGCTGGGCATGGGCGAGCGCTACGACGTCCTGGTCACCGCGGGCGACGGCGTCTTCCCGCTGGCCGCGCTCGCGGAGGGCAAGAAGGCGTCCACGCACGCGCTGCTGCGCACCGGCGGCGGCACGGCGCCCTCCGCCGCCGTACGTCCGAGGGAACTGGACGGGCGGCTGCTGACGGCCGACAGGCTGAAGGCCGACGAGTCCGTGGCGCTGAAGGAGAAGGAGCCGGACCGGACCGTACGGCTCCAGCTCACCGGCGGGATGATGAAGTACGACTGGGCCTTCGACAAGAAGCCCTACCGCGCGGATCAGCGGCATCCCGTGCGGGCCGGGGAACGGGTGCGGCTCGTCTTCGCCAACTCGACGAGCATGTGGCACCCGGTTCATCTGCACGGACACACCTTCGGCCTGGCGAACGTGGCGGGTGGGCCGCGCAAGGACACCGCCGTCGTACTGCCGAACGGGACACTGACCGTCGACTTCGACGCCGACAATCCCGGGCTGTGGATGGTCCACTGCCACAACGTGTACCACTCGGAGGCCGGGATGATGACGGTGCTCGGGTACCGCAGCCGCTGA
- a CDS encoding endonuclease/exonuclease/phosphatase family protein gives MAQAYVAETDNGGSGAERRGSRLRRLLDGWRGDRGIWRRGLILAALAILLALVMLLHAQIPNKIGNLGSLTETFLPWLGVLIPILLILAFVRKSATALIAVLLPVSVWLNLFGGLLTDKTGSGGDLTVATHNVNADNPDPSGTARDVAASGADVLALEELTQTAVPVYEKALAATYKYHSVQGTVGLWSKYPLSGVKPVDIKLGWVRAMRATVAAPDGQVAVYVAHLPSVRVKLEAGFTARQRDKSADALGEAIGAEKLSRKILLGDLNGTMNDRALNAVTAQMRSTQGAAGSGFGFSWPASFPMARIDQIMVQGVEPVTSWTLPQTGSDHLPVAARVKLNS, from the coding sequence ATGGCGCAGGCGTATGTGGCGGAGACGGACAACGGCGGCTCGGGGGCCGAGCGTCGAGGTTCCCGGCTTCGGCGCCTGCTCGACGGCTGGAGAGGCGACCGCGGCATCTGGCGCCGCGGCCTGATCCTGGCCGCGCTCGCGATCCTCCTCGCGCTGGTGATGCTGCTGCACGCGCAGATCCCGAACAAGATCGGCAACCTGGGCAGCCTCACCGAGACGTTCCTGCCCTGGCTGGGCGTCCTGATTCCGATCCTGCTGATCCTGGCGTTCGTACGGAAGTCGGCGACCGCCCTGATCGCGGTGCTGCTGCCCGTGTCGGTCTGGCTCAACCTCTTCGGCGGGCTGCTCACCGACAAGACCGGCAGCGGCGGCGACCTGACCGTCGCCACGCACAACGTCAACGCGGACAACCCGGACCCCTCCGGCACGGCCCGCGACGTGGCCGCGTCCGGCGCCGACGTGCTGGCCCTCGAGGAGCTCACGCAGACCGCCGTACCGGTGTACGAGAAGGCGCTCGCGGCCACCTACAAGTACCACTCGGTGCAGGGCACCGTCGGGCTGTGGAGCAAGTACCCGCTGAGCGGTGTGAAGCCGGTGGACATCAAGCTGGGCTGGGTGCGCGCGATGCGGGCGACGGTGGCCGCGCCCGACGGGCAGGTCGCGGTGTACGTCGCCCACCTGCCCTCGGTGCGGGTGAAGCTGGAGGCCGGGTTCACCGCGCGTCAGCGCGACAAGAGCGCCGACGCGCTGGGCGAGGCGATCGGCGCCGAGAAGCTGAGCCGGAAGATCCTGCTGGGCGACCTCAACGGCACCATGAACGACCGCGCGCTCAACGCCGTCACCGCCCAGATGCGCTCCACGCAGGGCGCGGCGGGCAGCGGCTTCGGGTTCAGCTGGCCGGCGTCGTTCCCGATGGCCCGGATCGACCAGATCATGGTCCAGGGAGTCGAGCCGGTGACCTCGTGGACCCTGCCGCAGACGGGCAGCGACCACCTTCCGGTCGCCGCGCGCGTGAAGCTCAATTCTTAA
- a CDS encoding sigma-70 family RNA polymerase sigma factor yields MKQLEFEEFYRCGRDVCLRAVLAAVGDRQLAEDLVAEAFARAWAAWPRVRGHPAPRAWVVRTALNTRVSWWRRRRHEVALDGRDAEAPGSDGSYGSDGSGLDPALLAVLRQLPRRQREVIALRVFLDLDTATTAKTLGIAPGTVTAHLSRAVGTLRGHLVTVDHPEVGS; encoded by the coding sequence GTGAAGCAGCTGGAGTTCGAGGAGTTCTACCGGTGCGGCCGGGATGTCTGCCTGCGGGCGGTCCTCGCCGCGGTGGGCGACCGGCAGCTGGCCGAGGACCTGGTCGCCGAGGCGTTCGCCCGGGCCTGGGCGGCGTGGCCGAGAGTGCGGGGCCATCCCGCCCCGCGGGCGTGGGTGGTGCGCACGGCGCTCAACACCCGTGTCTCGTGGTGGCGTCGGCGCCGCCACGAGGTCGCCCTCGACGGCCGGGACGCCGAAGCCCCCGGATCTGACGGGTCCTACGGGTCCGACGGGTCCGGCCTCGACCCCGCGCTGCTGGCCGTGCTGCGTCAACTGCCGCGGCGGCAACGGGAGGTGATCGCCCTGCGGGTCTTCCTGGACCTCGACACGGCGACCACGGCGAAGACGCTCGGGATCGCCCCGGGCACCGTCACCGCCCATCTGTCGCGGGCCGTCGGGACGCTGCGCGGCCACCTCGTCACCGTCGACCACCCGGAGGTGGGATCGTGA
- a CDS encoding TetR/AcrR family transcriptional regulator, whose product MSLANSPASQEGPARGRPRSEAVERSILEGVMRLLEEGVPLSELSIERVARTAGVGKATIYRRWSGKEELFVDVLRAAEPQDPELPGTSMRDDLVVLLESLRQRGLATRSSAILHNVYAQMKSSPKIWAAYHAMVIDPRRRMGTEVLRRGQLNGELRDDVDIDLLNDLFVGPLLVRSIMRPDSELPENLAEQVVDRLLEGLRPAKS is encoded by the coding sequence GTGAGCCTCGCGAACAGCCCGGCCAGTCAAGAGGGTCCCGCTCGGGGCCGTCCCCGCAGCGAGGCCGTGGAACGCTCCATCCTCGAAGGCGTGATGAGGCTCCTCGAAGAGGGCGTACCGCTGTCGGAGCTGTCCATCGAGCGCGTCGCCCGCACCGCCGGCGTCGGCAAGGCGACCATCTACCGCCGCTGGAGCGGCAAGGAGGAGCTCTTCGTCGACGTCCTGCGCGCCGCCGAGCCCCAGGACCCCGAACTCCCGGGCACCTCGATGCGCGACGACCTGGTCGTCCTGCTGGAGTCGCTGCGCCAACGCGGCCTGGCCACCCGCTCGTCGGCGATCCTGCACAACGTCTACGCCCAGATGAAGAGCAGCCCGAAGATCTGGGCCGCGTACCACGCGATGGTCATCGACCCGAGGCGCCGGATGGGCACCGAGGTGCTGCGCCGCGGACAGCTGAACGGCGAACTGCGCGACGACGTCGACATCGACCTGCTCAACGACCTCTTCGTCGGCCCCCTGCTGGTGCGCTCCATCATGCGCCCGGACTCCGAACTCCCCGAGAACCTCGCCGAACAGGTCGTCGACCGACTCCTCGAAGGCCTGCGCCCGGCCAAGTCGTAG
- a CDS encoding MFS transporter has product MPLALLALAVGAFGIGTTEFVMMGLLPDVADDLHISIPVAGHLVSAYALGVVIGAPLLAAATARMSRRKVLIALMGLFVAGNALSAFAPDYHWLLAARFLSGLPHGAFFGVGAVVATGLVAPERKARSVSLMFLGLTVANVVGVPVATLMGQELGWRATFLGVSAIGLAAIAALALLIPHDHAHAPKVGLRGELAALRSLPVWLALGTTVAGFGALFSAYSYITPMLTDSAGYADGSVTLLLALFGVGATAGNLLGGRLADHSLRGTLFGGLVSLVVVLALFPVLMSTQWSAAVAVTLLGVAAFVTGSPLQLMVMEKASAAPSLASSANQAAFNLANAGGAWIGGLALAAGFGATSPAVAGAALAVLGLAVAAAAYAVDHRRTLATASTPGRLIATHVPTQAESAHV; this is encoded by the coding sequence ATGCCCCTGGCCCTGCTCGCCCTCGCCGTGGGCGCCTTCGGCATCGGCACCACCGAGTTCGTGATGATGGGCCTGCTGCCCGACGTCGCGGACGACCTCCACATATCGATCCCCGTCGCGGGACACCTGGTCTCGGCGTATGCGCTGGGCGTGGTGATCGGCGCCCCGCTCCTCGCCGCGGCCACCGCCCGGATGTCCCGCCGCAAGGTGCTGATCGCCCTGATGGGCCTGTTCGTCGCGGGCAACGCCCTCTCGGCGTTCGCCCCCGACTACCACTGGCTGCTGGCCGCCCGCTTCCTGAGCGGACTTCCGCACGGCGCGTTCTTCGGCGTCGGCGCGGTCGTCGCCACCGGTCTGGTGGCCCCCGAGCGCAAGGCCCGCTCCGTCTCGCTGATGTTCCTCGGCCTGACCGTCGCCAACGTCGTGGGCGTGCCGGTGGCCACCCTCATGGGCCAGGAGCTGGGGTGGCGGGCCACGTTCCTCGGCGTCAGCGCGATCGGCCTGGCCGCCATCGCGGCCCTCGCCCTCCTGATCCCCCACGACCACGCGCACGCCCCCAAGGTCGGCCTGCGCGGCGAACTGGCCGCGCTGCGCTCCCTGCCGGTCTGGCTGGCCCTCGGTACGACCGTGGCGGGCTTCGGGGCTCTCTTCTCCGCGTACAGCTACATCACCCCGATGCTCACGGACTCCGCCGGGTACGCCGACGGCAGCGTGACCCTGCTCCTCGCCCTCTTCGGCGTCGGGGCGACCGCGGGCAACCTGCTGGGCGGGCGCCTCGCGGACCACTCCCTGCGGGGCACCCTCTTCGGCGGCCTCGTGTCCCTCGTCGTGGTCCTCGCCCTGTTCCCGGTCCTCATGTCGACGCAGTGGAGCGCGGCGGTCGCCGTGACGCTCCTCGGCGTGGCCGCGTTCGTCACCGGGTCTCCTCTCCAGCTGATGGTCATGGAGAAGGCGTCCGCCGCCCCGTCGCTGGCGTCCTCCGCCAACCAGGCCGCGTTCAACCTCGCCAACGCCGGGGGTGCGTGGATCGGGGGGCTCGCCCTCGCGGCGGGCTTCGGCGCCACGTCCCCTGCGGTGGCCGGCGCCGCCCTCGCGGTCCTCGGCCTCGCGGTCGCCGCAGCCGCCTACGCCGTCGACCACCGCCGCACCCTCGCCACCGCCTCCACCCCGGGCCGCCTGATCGCCACCCACGTCCCTACGCAGGCGGAATCGGCCCACGTCTGA
- a CDS encoding DUF305 domain-containing protein codes for MRQMKQVGWIAGTSAAVLVAAGAITYAVAEDGGSDTKAPSADSADAGFARDMAVHHQQAVEMSYIVRDRTKNEEVRRLAYDIAQTQANQRGMLLGWLDLWDLPKVTSDAPMTWMGMGDMASGKDGALMPGMATNTELKKLNSLSGKQAEILFLQLMTAHHEGGIHMAKGCVEKCKVGVERDLAQGMVNAQQSEIKLMADMLKARGATAKN; via the coding sequence ATGCGCCAGATGAAGCAGGTCGGCTGGATCGCCGGAACCTCGGCGGCGGTGCTCGTCGCGGCCGGCGCGATCACGTACGCGGTGGCCGAGGACGGCGGCTCGGACACGAAGGCGCCGTCCGCGGACTCCGCGGACGCGGGCTTCGCCCGGGACATGGCGGTCCATCACCAGCAGGCCGTCGAGATGTCGTACATCGTGCGCGACCGCACCAAGAACGAAGAGGTGCGCCGCCTCGCGTACGACATCGCGCAGACGCAGGCCAACCAGCGCGGCATGCTGCTGGGCTGGCTCGACCTGTGGGATCTGCCCAAGGTGACGTCGGACGCGCCCATGACCTGGATGGGCATGGGCGACATGGCCTCCGGCAAGGACGGCGCGCTGATGCCCGGCATGGCGACCAACACCGAGTTGAAGAAGCTGAACTCGCTCAGTGGCAAGCAGGCCGAGATCCTCTTCCTGCAGCTGATGACCGCCCACCACGAGGGCGGCATCCACATGGCCAAGGGCTGCGTGGAGAAGTGCAAGGTCGGTGTCGAGCGTGACCTCGCGCAGGGCATGGTCAACGCGCAGCAGTCGGAGATCAAGCTGATGGCCGACATGCTGAAGGCGCGCGGCGCGACGGCAAAGAACTGA
- a CDS encoding NAD+ synthase — MPQLRLALNQIDSTVGDLAQNAEAIVRWTRHSAEQGAHLVAFPEMVLTGYPVEDLALRSSFVEASRAALRALAARLADEGFGELPVIVGYLDRSESAQPKYGQPAGTPRNAAAVLYRGEVALRFAKHHLPNYGVFDEFRYFVPGDTMPVVRVHGVDVALAICEDLWQDGGRVPAARSAGAGLLISINASPYERNKDDTRLELVRKRAQEAGCTTAYLAMIGGQDELVFDGDSIVVDRDGEVVARAPQFAEGCVVLDLDLPAAAASPVEGVVDDGLRIERLVISEEPLPAYEAELAGGYAERLDDDEEVYSALVVGLRAYAAKNGFRSVLIGLSGGIDSALVAAIACDALGAQNVYGVAMPSKYSSEHSKGDAAELARRTGLNFRTVPIEPMFDAYMSSLGLTGLAEENLQSRLRGTMLMAISNEEGHIVLAPGNKSELAVGYSTLYGDSVGAYGPIKDVYKTSIFRLAEWRNRAAAERGQTPPIPENSITKPPSAELRPDQVDTDSLPDYPVLDAILERYVDRDEGADTIVAAGFERELVVKTLRMVDTAEYKRRQYPPGTKISAKGFGKDRRLPITNRWRESGGGA; from the coding sequence GTGCCTCAACTACGCCTCGCCCTGAATCAGATCGACTCGACCGTCGGCGATCTCGCCCAGAACGCCGAGGCGATCGTCCGCTGGACCCGGCACTCCGCCGAGCAGGGAGCGCATCTGGTGGCGTTCCCCGAGATGGTGCTGACCGGGTATCCCGTCGAGGACCTGGCCCTGCGGTCGTCCTTCGTCGAGGCGTCCCGCGCGGCGCTGCGCGCGCTGGCCGCCCGGCTCGCGGACGAGGGCTTCGGGGAGCTGCCGGTGATCGTCGGCTACCTCGACCGGTCCGAGAGCGCCCAGCCGAAGTACGGCCAGCCCGCGGGCACTCCGCGCAACGCGGCGGCCGTGCTGTACCGGGGGGAGGTGGCGCTGCGCTTCGCCAAGCACCACCTGCCCAACTACGGCGTCTTCGACGAGTTCCGCTACTTCGTGCCCGGCGACACCATGCCGGTCGTACGGGTGCACGGGGTGGACGTGGCCCTCGCCATCTGCGAGGACCTCTGGCAGGACGGCGGCCGGGTGCCCGCCGCGCGGTCCGCCGGGGCCGGGCTGCTGATCTCGATCAACGCCTCGCCCTACGAGCGCAACAAGGACGACACCCGGCTGGAGCTGGTCCGCAAGCGGGCCCAGGAGGCCGGGTGCACCACCGCCTACCTCGCCATGATCGGCGGGCAGGACGAGCTGGTCTTCGACGGGGACTCCATCGTCGTCGACCGGGACGGTGAAGTCGTCGCGCGGGCGCCGCAGTTCGCGGAGGGCTGCGTGGTCCTGGACCTGGATCTTCCGGCTGCCGCCGCCTCGCCGGTGGAGGGCGTCGTCGACGACGGGCTGCGCATCGAGCGGCTCGTCATCTCCGAGGAGCCGCTGCCCGCGTACGAGGCCGAGCTCGCCGGCGGGTACGCGGAGCGGCTCGACGACGACGAGGAGGTGTACTCGGCGCTGGTGGTCGGGCTGCGGGCCTATGCGGCGAAGAATGGTTTCAGGTCCGTGTTGATCGGGCTGTCGGGTGGGATCGACTCCGCGCTCGTCGCGGCGATCGCGTGCGATGCGCTGGGTGCGCAGAACGTGTACGGCGTCGCGATGCCGTCGAAGTACTCGTCGGAGCACTCCAAGGGCGACGCGGCGGAGCTGGCGCGGCGGACGGGGCTGAACTTCCGGACCGTGCCGATCGAGCCGATGTTCGACGCGTATATGTCGTCGCTGGGGCTGACGGGGCTGGCGGAGGAGAACCTGCAGTCCCGGCTGCGGGGCACGATGCTGATGGCCATCTCCAACGAGGAGGGGCACATCGTGCTGGCGCCGGGGAACAAGTCCGAGCTGGCGGTGGGGTATTCGACGCTGTACGGCGACTCCGTGGGGGCGTACGGGCCCATCAAGGACGTGTACAAGACGTCGATCTTCCGGCTCGCGGAGTGGCGGAACCGGGCGGCGGCGGAGCGGGGGCAGACGCCGCCGATCCCTGAGAACTCGATCACGAAGCCGCCCAGCGCGGAGCTGCGTCCCGACCAGGTCGATACGGACTCTCTTCCGGACTACCCGGTCCTGGACGCCATCCTTGAGCGGTACGTCGACCGGGACGAGGGGGCCGACACGATCGTGGCGGCCGGGTTCGAGCGGGAGCTCGTCGTGAAGACGCTCCGGATGGTCGACACGGCCGAGTACAAGCGGCGGCAGTATCCGCCGGGCACCAAGATCTCGGCGAAGGGTTTTGGCAAGGACCGGCGGCTGCCGATCACGAATCGGTGGCGCGAATCTGGCGGGGGCGCCTGA
- a CDS encoding protease pro-enzyme activation domain-containing protein yields MAATLPLLAGALALGIPTAHAADNPNRDTLVGTKPAWATAKADKGAASDGSKVSVRVYFAGRDAAGLAEYAKAVSDPASASYGKYLSAKQSQQRFGATKAQVAAVKSWLKSAGLKVTGTTQHYVTVTGDVAAAEKAFGTQLHNYAKGSKTYRAPSKTASAPDSLHGAVLTVTGLDNAPHMATHSDQLPGPGAAFKNSGPFSSYYGSNIASTLPDAYGTKIPYAVKGYTGKQLRAAYGAGSYTGKGVRVAITDAYASPTIAFDAQTYAKKHGDAAWKTSQLSQSLPKNYTHTGADECDASGWYGEETLDVEAVHAVAPDANVTYVGAASCMDDDLLDSLSKIVDKHLADIVSNSWGDIEANQTPDLAAAYDQVFQLGAVEGIGFYFSSGDNGDEVANTGTKQVDTPANSAWVTAVGGTSLAVGKGDKYLWETGWGTEKASLSADGKSWKDFPGAYTSGAGGGTSKTVPAPYYQKGVVPDALAKANNAAGNRVVPDISAIADPNTGFKVGQTQTFPDGSEKYSEYRIGGTSLAAPVIAAVQALAQQAHGGKAIGFANPSIYSKYGSKLYHDVTDTPTGTELAVARVDFANGVDASGGLLTSVRSLGKDSSLKAVKGYDDVTGVGSPTTGYVESYRRH; encoded by the coding sequence ATGGCAGCGACACTGCCGCTGCTCGCCGGTGCGCTGGCGCTCGGTATACCCACGGCTCACGCCGCGGACAATCCGAACCGTGACACGCTCGTGGGCACCAAGCCCGCGTGGGCCACGGCGAAGGCCGACAAGGGGGCCGCGTCCGACGGCTCCAAGGTCTCCGTCCGGGTCTACTTCGCCGGCCGCGACGCCGCCGGTCTGGCCGAGTACGCCAAGGCCGTGTCCGACCCGGCTTCGGCCTCGTACGGCAAGTACCTCAGCGCCAAGCAGTCCCAGCAGCGTTTCGGCGCCACCAAGGCGCAGGTCGCCGCGGTGAAGTCGTGGCTGAAGTCGGCGGGCCTGAAGGTCACCGGCACCACGCAGCACTACGTCACCGTCACCGGTGACGTGGCCGCCGCCGAGAAGGCGTTCGGCACCCAGCTGCACAACTACGCCAAGGGCTCGAAGACGTACCGCGCGCCGTCGAAGACGGCCTCGGCACCCGACAGTCTGCACGGCGCCGTCCTGACCGTCACCGGCCTGGACAACGCCCCGCACATGGCGACCCACAGCGACCAGCTGCCGGGTCCGGGCGCGGCGTTCAAGAACTCCGGGCCGTTCTCGTCGTACTACGGCTCGAACATCGCGAGCACGCTGCCCGACGCGTACGGTACGAAGATCCCGTACGCCGTCAAGGGCTACACCGGCAAGCAGCTGCGGGCCGCCTACGGCGCCGGCAGCTACACGGGCAAGGGTGTCCGCGTCGCCATCACGGACGCGTACGCCTCGCCGACCATCGCCTTCGACGCGCAGACCTATGCGAAGAAGCACGGCGACGCGGCCTGGAAGACCAGCCAGTTGAGCCAGTCGCTGCCCAAGAACTACACGCACACCGGCGCCGACGAGTGCGACGCCTCCGGCTGGTACGGCGAGGAGACCCTCGACGTCGAGGCCGTGCACGCGGTCGCGCCGGACGCGAACGTCACGTACGTGGGCGCCGCGTCCTGCATGGACGACGACCTGCTGGACTCGCTCAGCAAGATCGTCGACAAGCACCTGGCCGACATCGTCTCCAACTCCTGGGGCGACATCGAGGCCAACCAGACGCCGGACCTCGCGGCCGCGTACGACCAGGTCTTCCAGCTCGGCGCGGTCGAGGGCATCGGCTTCTACTTCTCCTCCGGTGACAACGGTGACGAGGTCGCCAACACCGGTACGAAGCAGGTCGACACCCCGGCCAACTCGGCGTGGGTGACGGCGGTCGGCGGCACCTCGCTGGCGGTCGGCAAGGGCGACAAGTACCTGTGGGAGACCGGCTGGGGAACCGAGAAGGCCTCGCTGTCCGCGGACGGCAAGAGCTGGAAAGACTTCCCGGGCGCGTACACCTCGGGTGCGGGCGGTGGCACCAGCAAGACCGTGCCGGCGCCGTACTACCAGAAGGGCGTCGTGCCGGACGCGCTCGCCAAGGCGAACAACGCCGCCGGTAACCGGGTCGTCCCGGACATCTCGGCGATCGCCGACCCCAACACCGGTTTCAAGGTCGGCCAGACGCAGACCTTCCCGGACGGGTCGGAGAAGTACAGCGAGTACCGCATCGGCGGCACCTCGCTCGCCGCTCCGGTGATCGCGGCCGTCCAGGCCCTGGCCCAGCAGGCGCACGGCGGCAAGGCGATCGGTTTCGCCAACCCGTCGATCTACTCGAAGTACGGGTCGAAGCTCTACCACGACGTGACGGACACCCCCACGGGTACCGAACTCGCCGTGGCGCGCGTGGACTTCGCCAACGGCGTCGACGCGTCGGGTGGCCTGCTCACCTCCGTGCGCAGCCTCGGCAAGGACAGCTCGCTGAAGGCCGTGAAGGGCTACGACGACGTCACCGGCGTGGGCTCGCCCACCACCGGATACGTCGAGTCCTACCGTCGCCACTGA
- a CDS encoding DUF3105 domain-containing protein produces MGSAKNSTSAQRKARIEEMRRAEASRERRNRILTIGASVVVVVGLVVGGVVLVQSQSDKDSTSDSKGTSGHFVTGKDGVKTWKGTLGRTHVTKTVKYPMEPPVGGDHNQVWMNCNGDVYTKALNNMNAVHSLEHGAVWVTYNSKASEADVKALAEKVKKTPYTLMSPVEDQKDPIMLSAWAHQRTVKSASDPDVAKFFEAYVQGKQTPEPGAACTNGLSQ; encoded by the coding sequence ATGGGTTCCGCCAAGAACAGCACGTCCGCTCAGCGCAAGGCGCGCATAGAGGAGATGCGCCGCGCCGAGGCCTCGCGTGAGCGTCGCAACCGGATCCTCACCATCGGCGCCAGCGTCGTGGTCGTCGTGGGTCTCGTCGTCGGCGGTGTCGTACTCGTGCAGTCCCAGTCCGACAAGGACAGCACGAGCGACTCCAAGGGGACGTCGGGGCACTTCGTCACCGGCAAGGACGGTGTGAAGACCTGGAAGGGCACGCTGGGCCGCACGCATGTCACCAAGACCGTGAAGTACCCGATGGAGCCCCCGGTCGGCGGTGACCACAACCAGGTCTGGATGAACTGCAACGGCGACGTCTACACCAAGGCGCTCAACAACATGAACGCCGTGCACTCCCTGGAGCACGGCGCGGTCTGGGTGACGTACAACAGCAAGGCCTCCGAGGCCGACGTGAAGGCGCTCGCGGAGAAGGTCAAGAAGACGCCGTACACGCTGATGAGCCCCGTCGAGGACCAGAAGGACCCGATCATGCTCAGCGCGTGGGCCCACCAGCGCACGGTGAAGAGCGCGAGCGACCCGGACGTCGCGAAGTTCTTCGAGGCGTACGTCCAGGGCAAGCAGACCCCGGAGCCGGGGGCCGCCTGCACCAACGGTCTCTCGCAGTGA